CTACGTCACGCTCTCGGCGCAAGGGATCGGGCCGGCGCTCGCACTCAGCTACGGGTTCGTCGTACTGGCGGTCATCGTGGTTGGCGTACAATGGGCGTTGCGCCACCGCGTCGTATAGCCCGTACTCGTATGACCGTGATCGATCGCCTGCTCTCGCCCGACTCCACATTTCAAAAGCGTTTCTTTTTTCTAGCCAAGCGCTTCGTCGCCGGTGAGACCATCGAGTCGGCGATCGACGCGGTTCGCCGCCTCAATGCCCAGGGAATGAGCGCCACGCTCGATTTTCTCGGTGAAGACGTTCTCGAACGCGACGCCGCGCTGAAGACGCGCGACACCTACCTCGCCATGCTCGATGCCATCGCCGCTGCGGGCGTGGACACAAACGTCTCGATCAAACTGACCGCGATGGGCTTGCTCGTAGACGAAGACTTCGCGCTCGAAAATCTCGGCACCATCCTGGAACGCGCGGGACACAACGCCGATCCCTTCGTACGCATCGACATGGAAGGCTCGCCCGTGACCGACGCCACGCTGCGCGTCTTCGAGCGCGCGTTCGCGCTCCACAAAAACGTCGGCGAAGTTTTGCAGGCGTATCTCAAGCGCACGGCTCGCGATGTTGAGAATGCGATCGCGCTGGGCGCGCGCGTGCGCTTGTGCAAGGGCGCTTACAGCGAACCCGCCGCGATCGCATTCCAATCGATGCCCGAGATTCGAGCCGCCTTTCTGGACGAGGCCGAAGCGCTGCTCACGCGCGGGCAGTATCCCGGGATCGCCACGCACGACCCCGGGCTGATCGACGCCGTAAAGCGCCTGACGAAAGCACGCGGCATCGCGTCGGATCGATTCGAGTTCCAAATGCTCTACGGTATTCGGCCCGAAGTGCAGCGCCAGCTCGTACGCGAAGGCTATCGCCTGCGCGTCTACGTTCCGTTCGGTACGCATTGGGCGGGGTATTTTTATCGCCGCATCGCCGAACGCAAAGAGAACGCGCTCTTCGTGCTGACCTCGATCTTTTCGAAGTAGCGCGAGCGAGTGCGCGCCGTCGTTCAACGCGTCACGCGGGCGTCGGTCACCGTCGACGGAGCGGTTGCGGGTGCGATCGAACGCGGACTGCTCGTCTTCGTAGGGGTGGGCGTTGACGACGCCGAGCCCGCGGCAAATCAGCTCGCGCAAAAACTGCTATCGCTGCGCATCTTTCCCGACGGCGCCGGATTGATGAACCGCAGCGTCGGCGAGGCCGGCGGCTCGGTGCTGCTGGTCTCGCAATTCACGCTGCTCGGCGATGCGCGCCGGGGACGGCGCCCGTCGTTTATCACTGCCGCGCGTGAGGATCGCGCGAAGCCGCTCTACGAACTCGTGGGGCACCTCGTCGAGCGCGAGGGAATCGTGGTGAGGTACGGCATTTTCGGCGCCGATATGGCCGTCGAACTCGTCAACGACGGCCCCGTGACGATCCTGCTCGATACCGCCAAAACGTTCTAGCCGTTGGACTTTACGGGCGCGCCGGCGGATAATACGACTCGAGAGTATGAACATTTCGGCGCGCGCCAGATCGCTTCGGGCACCGGCCGCCTTCGCGGCATGCCTGCTCGCGGGATGCGGCGGGAGCGGGGGATCGGCTCCCACGCTGCCGCTTCCGAGCGCTTCGCCGCCGGTCACCAACGCTACGAAGATCGACCAGGTCGTTGAGACGAATTATCCCGGCGGCTGGGGAGTCGAACTAGCCGTCTATAAGAACGGCCGGCCGGTGTACGTAAAGGGCTACGGGCTGCGCGATCGGGGTCTTCCAGACTCGTTCGGCGGACACGATTTCTGGGGCCTTACGCAACCGGATGTGCTTTTGCATCTGCAGCGCGGCGTCTTCGCCCCCGACGCGAACACGATCTTCGATCTCGCATCGGTGAGCAAGGAGTTTACGGCGGCGGCGATCTTGTTGCTGCAACAAGATGGGAAACTCTCCGTAAACGACCCGCTCTCGAAATACTTTCCGAGCTTTCCCAACGGGCAGCAGATCTCGCTACTCTATCTGCTTCAACACCGCAGCGGCCTCGTCGACTACAACTCGTTCGGCCAATACCCGGATTTTAGCTCCGCGTACGCGGCCTTCGTGGCGGGCGGCTCGGCCGACTACCGGCCGATTATCGATCTGCTAGGAACGTTTCCGCTGCGGTTCGCGCCGGGTACGCAATACGACTACAGCAATTCCAACTATCTCTTATTGGGCGCGATCGTGGCGCAGGTCAGCGGAGAGCCGCTCGGAGCGTTCTTAACGCAGCGCATCTTCGGGCCGCTCGGAATGACGCAAACGCATCAAGGTTTTCCGGCGTCCCCGGTTACGGATTTCGCGTTGGGCTACGCCGACTACGGCGCCGGGCCGCAGCGCACGTGGCAACCAAATCTGCAATTTCTCGCCGGACCCGGCGGGCTCACCTCGACGGCCGGCGATCTCGAGAAGTGGGATCGGGCGGTGAACGCACCGGGATTGTTCGCGCAGGCGACGCTCGCGCAGATGTTTACCCCCGGGCCGTTCGCGCAATCGTACGGCGCGTACGCCGACGGATGGTTCGTAAGCTCGCTGCAAGGCCATCGCTTCATTTGGCACGACGGCGACGTAACCGGTTATCAAACCGTAAACGCAACGTTTCCCGACGACGGAATCGATATCGTCATCTTGACCGACGACGGCTCGGGGCTCGATCCGTATTATGTGATCGCGCCCCTCTTTCCGATCGTGCTGACGATGGCGCCCGCGAGTTAGTGCCGCAGCGTATCGCTCGTTCCGTCGAGGTACTCCAAGCGCGTTGCGATGCAGCGCATCGCCGGCCCCAGCGCGTGCGAATCGCCGCCGCCCGCCACCGTAAAGCGCAGGTTCTGCGTTTGACCGGGATCGAGTTCGCGCGTCACCTTCGCCTCGGCGTTAAAATGCGTGTAGCGAAAATCGCGATAGAAATCCACCCGCGCGACGATGGCGGAGATGGGCTTCGAAGCGTCGCTCTTGACGCGCGCGTCGACGGCGAACCCTCCGGGCGTCGCAACGGCCCGGCACCCATCGAGCGTAACGGGCAGATGCGGCGGCCCTCCGCAGGCCGCCAGCGCGCCGGCCGCGGCCAGTACGGCCAAGGCGCGAACGGCCCTCACTGCGGGGAGTCCGCGATGCGTTCGATGCGCACGATCTTGTCCGATTCGATCAATCGCGCGAGAACGTCGAAGCCGCCGATAACGCGCCCGAAGACCGTGAAGTCGCGATTGAGATGCTCTTGCGGCGAGAGCGTGATGTAAAATTCCGAGCCGGCCGAATCCCGAATCGCGTGCGCGTCGGGCGGATCGGTATAGTTCAATCCCATCGAGATCACGTAACTGTCCTGTTCGAGCGGGTTCTCCTCCGCCGGTATCGTGTATTTCACGTCGCTGTTGCCGTCGATGCCGCCGCCGGTCTGCACCACAAAATCCGGCACGATTCGAAACCACGGATTCGCATCGTAATACCCGCGTTCGGCGAGGTTCGTAAAATTCTCGACGGTGAGCGGCGCCCACTCCGGATAGAGTTCGACGTACACGTTGCCTTTGGTCGTAACGATTCGCATCCGCGGGTGCGGGCCGCGCGCCGGGCCGGTAAAGGCCGCGGCGCCGCTCGGATCGAGGCGGGGCTCGCGGCGGATCGCATCGGCCGTCGGCGCGAGCGGCGCGCCGCTCGCCGCCGGCCGGGGCAGCGCGGGCAGCCGCGCGAAGCGGTCGGGCTCGACGGCCGGCAAATGAACGGTCGCCGGAATAGACTTGAGATGCTCGCTTACCGGCTCGCCGCGCAACGCCTTGATCGATTCGGCCGCCTGCTCTTGCACGCGCCACGATGGATCGCGCAGCATCGGATCGAGCGACGCGATCGCGTCGACGTTCTTTACGCGGCCGAGCGCGCGCACGGCTTCGATGCGCACCACGTCGTTGCGATCGCCGAGTCCTCGCACGATAACCGCACGGGGAACGCGTATCGCATAGCCGCGGTAGATCGTCCACATGATGTGCCACCGCACGGAGGCGTCGGGCTCGCGCGGAAACGCTGCCGCCAACGCACGCGACGCGGCGTCGGCCGCCGGTCCACTCTTGAACGCTTCCATCGCCGTTGCCGCGCGCG
The sequence above is a segment of the Candidatus Baltobacteraceae bacterium genome. Coding sequences within it:
- a CDS encoding proline dehydrogenase family protein, producing the protein MIDRLLSPDSTFQKRFFFLAKRFVAGETIESAIDAVRRLNAQGMSATLDFLGEDVLERDAALKTRDTYLAMLDAIAAAGVDTNVSIKLTAMGLLVDEDFALENLGTILERAGHNADPFVRIDMEGSPVTDATLRVFERAFALHKNVGEVLQAYLKRTARDVENAIALGARVRLCKGAYSEPAAIAFQSMPEIRAAFLDEAEALLTRGQYPGIATHDPGLIDAVKRLTKARGIASDRFEFQMLYGIRPEVQRQLVREGYRLRVYVPFGTHWAGYFYRRIAERKENALFVLTSIFSK
- the dtd gene encoding D-aminoacyl-tRNA deacylase codes for the protein MRAVVQRVTRASVTVDGAVAGAIERGLLVFVGVGVDDAEPAANQLAQKLLSLRIFPDGAGLMNRSVGEAGGSVLLVSQFTLLGDARRGRRPSFITAAREDRAKPLYELVGHLVEREGIVVRYGIFGADMAVELVNDGPVTILLDTAKTF
- a CDS encoding serine hydrolase domain-containing protein; translated protein: MNISARARSLRAPAAFAACLLAGCGGSGGSAPTLPLPSASPPVTNATKIDQVVETNYPGGWGVELAVYKNGRPVYVKGYGLRDRGLPDSFGGHDFWGLTQPDVLLHLQRGVFAPDANTIFDLASVSKEFTAAAILLLQQDGKLSVNDPLSKYFPSFPNGQQISLLYLLQHRSGLVDYNSFGQYPDFSSAYAAFVAGGSADYRPIIDLLGTFPLRFAPGTQYDYSNSNYLLLGAIVAQVSGEPLGAFLTQRIFGPLGMTQTHQGFPASPVTDFALGYADYGAGPQRTWQPNLQFLAGPGGLTSTAGDLEKWDRAVNAPGLFAQATLAQMFTPGPFAQSYGAYADGWFVSSLQGHRFIWHDGDVTGYQTVNATFPDDGIDIVILTDDGSGLDPYYVIAPLFPIVLTMAPAS
- a CDS encoding peptidylprolyl isomerase, producing the protein MAYRALTSLLAATALLFCLGAAPSPAGPEVQITQLERARSLGDGRLAAFLNGPDRLVAIRAALAIGRSKRPAGILLLRAHVHDRDGAMRAMCVYSLGLIGTRYAANDVLRALVDRSEAVRVAAYDAADRLESANAFSTQNERSSLAVLAQALLRERNPTLRSRAATAMEAFKSGPAADAASRALAAAFPREPDASVRWHIMWTIYRGYAIRVPRAVIVRGLGDRNDVVRIEAVRALGRVKNVDAIASLDPMLRDPSWRVQEQAAESIKALRGEPVSEHLKSIPATVHLPAVEPDRFARLPALPRPAASGAPLAPTADAIRREPRLDPSGAAAFTGPARGPHPRMRIVTTKGNVYVELYPEWAPLTVENFTNLAERGYYDANPWFRIVPDFVVQTGGGIDGNSDVKYTIPAEENPLEQDSYVISMGLNYTDPPDAHAIRDSAGSEFYITLSPQEHLNRDFTVFGRVIGGFDVLARLIESDKIVRIERIADSPQ